The genomic segment AATTCCAAATAAACAacacaatacaaaataaaataataataatcatcatcatcatcactattcatcGCCTACCAACACTCCCCCGTTCCCTCATGCAGTGGAAGAGCCCTCCCTCGGCGCCGCCCCCGCGCCCTCCGCCCCCCCCGGAGGCCCCAGGGCGCACGCCCGCCGCTCCAACTCCCTGCACCCGGAGAGCCTGAGCGTCCGCAGAGCGAGGAACAGCCTGAAGCAGCGGCGGTTGGGCTTCACGGCCGTGGTGCTCCCCGACGTGCAGGGGCAGGCGGGCCGCAGCGACGACCTGGCGGCTGCTTTCGGCCATGACCCGCCGTCGGGAAGCAGCCCGAGCACGCCGCAGCGGAGGGTGGGTCGCGCCTCCTGCCGCGGGGTTTGCCTGTTTGGGcttgttttatattcatataggATTTTTTGTGCTTTTGGTGTCATGAAGTATTATCctactatctttattatatacatatacatataaatatatatatatatatatatatatatatatatatatatatatatatatatacatatgcatatatatacacacacatgtgtacatatatatatatatatatatatatatatatatatatatatatatatatatatatatatatacatatatatatatacatatatatatatatatatatatatatatatatatatatatatatatatatatatgtgtgtgtgtgtgtgtgtgtgtgtgagagagtgcttatatatatacatatatacataaattctctAAAGACCTCTATCCATTAACGCATCCTTTTCGTCCGCATTTTCTCTTTACGTCCAGCAAATTGCGCGCTCCGGTTTCAGGTCGCTCGGCCGCTGTTTGTGCCGGAGTAATGCAATATATTTATCGCATTATGTCCAAAATCACTCACCATTTGCGGCGGTGATGGCGCAGCGCACAAACAGTCCCTCTTAGGAGCAtgcaagcacacacccacacgcccatttgcgtatatttatatacgtctctctctctctctctctctctctctctctctctctctctctctctctctatatatatatatatatatatatatatatatatatatatatatgtatgtatatatatatatataaatatatatatatatatatatatatatatatatgtatacatatatatatatatatatgtatagatatatatacatatatatatataaatatatatatatatatatatatatatatatatatatatatatatttacatatacacatacttatatcatataaataaatatggcatttatttacgtatatgtacttatgcataGATCTAtaggtacatatttatattaatagatagatgcagttatatagatatatatatagatgtatagatatatagatagacatacaagaagataaatagatgaatacatgatggatagacacacacgtaaatacatacacataaacatacatgcatacatatacatacacacacacacacacacacacacacacacacacacacacacacacacacacacacacacacacacacacacacacacgcatacacacacacacacacacatatatatatatatatatatatatatatatatatatatataatatatatatatatatatatatatatacatatatataatacacacacacgcacacacacacaaacacacacacacacacacacacacacacacacacacacacacacatatatatatatatatatatatatatatatatatatatatatatatatgtatgtatatatatatatacatatatatacatatatatatatatatatatatatatatatatgtatgtatgtatgtacatgtatatatatatatacatacatacaaacatacacatatatatatatatatatatatatatatatatataatatatatatatacatatatatatatatatatatatatatatatatatatatatagatagatagatagatatacatatatatacttatatatacatatatatatatatatatatatatatatatatatatatatatatatatatatgatatatatatatgcatatatagatacatatataatacatatatatatacatatatatatatatatatatatatatatatatatgtatatatatatgtatatataaacatacttatatatgtctatatatgtatgtctatatatatatacatatatatatatatatatatatatatatatatatatataaataaatgcatataagtatatgcatatgtatgtatatatatgtatatgtatataaatatgtataaacatatgtacatatatatatacatatatatatatatatatatatatatatatatatatatatatatatatatatgtatgtatgtatgtatgtatatgcgtgtgtgtgtgtgtgtttatatatatgcatatatatatatatatatatatatatatatatatatatatatatatatatacatatatatatatacatatatatatatacatatatatatacatatatatatatatatatatatatatatatatatatgtgtgtgtgtgtgtgtgtgtgtgtgtgtgtgtgtgtgtgtgtatacgtatagatatagatacatatgcattaaTCGACAAAATGGACCAACACTCATGAACCTCTCCTGCGGTAAACTCGGGCCTGACTTTCACAGAGTTTCCAGGGCGTCTTGTCAACCGGAATGGCGCagtccttgctttctctttcggAAAATAAATGAGgctcacgtatgtgtgtgtgtgtgtatatacatatatatatatatatatatatatatatatatatatatatatatatatatatatatatatatatatatatatatgtgtgtgtgtgtgtgtgtgtatgtgtgtgtgtgtgtgtgtgtgtgtgtgtatatatatatatatatatatatatatatatatatatatatatatatatatatatatatatatatatgtgtgtgtgtgtgtgtgtgtgtgtgtgtgtgtgtgtgtgtgtgtgtgtgtttgtgtttgtgtgtgtgtagtgggtgtgtgtgtgtgtgtgtgtgtgtgtgtgtgtgtgtgcgtgtgtgtatatatatatatatatatatatatatatatatatatatatatgttatatatattatatataatgtgtatatatatatatatatatatatatatatacatacatatatatatatatatatgtgtgtgtgtgtgtgtgtgctagtgtgtgtgtgtgtgtgtgtgtgcgtgtgtaagtgtctgtgtgtgtgtgtgtgtgtgtgtgtgtgtgtgtgtgtgtgtgtgtgtgtgtgtgtgtgtgtgtgtgtgtgtgtgtgtgtgtgtgtgtgtgtgtgtatatatatatatatatatatatatatatatatatatatatatatatatatatatatatagttatatatatgtgtgtgtgtgtgtgtgtgtgtgtgtgtgtgtgtatatgtatatatatatatatatatatatatatatatatatatatatatatatatatatatatacatacatacacatgtgtgtgtgtgtgtgtgtgtgtgcgtgtgtgtgtgtgtgtgtgtgtgtgtgtgtgtgtgtgtgtgtgtgtgtgtgtgtgtgtgtgtgtgtgtgtgtgtgtgtgtgtgtgtgtgtgtgtgtgtgtgtgtgtgtgtgtgcatgtatatatacatgtatgtatgtacgtatgtatatataggtgatTAATTATGCGGTGTATAAACATGGAAATTAATGTATATCATTACATGAATAAAGACATGAATAAATACTTGAActtatagaataaataaattacgATTTCAACGTCCTTCCAtttctcaaataaaaaaaaagttttaaaagggTGAGATTTTCCCCTTAAGTAGACTCAGGTAATTAATTCAGACTCTACCAATTAAGAAATATTTTCACTCGGATGCTCTCGAGATTATGAAGTCCAAACTATTAATGAATTCATTAAAGGACAAAATATTGCGACTGCATATGAATTAAGGCCTTCGTTAAGGCTCggatctttcctctttttttctttttttcttttctttttttgagaaattgAGAATAAGGACGATATTCGGAATAATCCTTGCGTGTAAGtttcgttgtttgtttctttactttttttgccTGATTGTATACACATGCGAACAAACATggacatacataggcctacacatacacatatatatggacatacataggcctacatacacacacgcataaatatatatatatatatatatatatatatatatatatatatatatatatatatatatatatatatatatatatatatacatatacatatgtatatatatatatatatatatatatatatatatatatatatatatatatatcgatacatatacatatctatatatatatatacagacacacactcatatgtatatttatatatatatatatatatatatatatatatatatatatatatatatatatacacacatatgtatgtatgtatgtatgtatgtatgtatgtatgtatgtatgtatatatatatatatatatatatatatatatatatatatatatatatatacatatacatatacatatatatgtgtgtgtctgtgtgtgtctgtgtgtatctatgtgtgcatgtgcgtatccGTGCCATGAGATGCCTCACCGCGTCTCCCCGCAGCTGATAAGGCCTTCCTCGTCACCGCGGCGACGGCCGTCGCGCCGAGAGAGTGACGTGCGCTGagatcctcctctcctctttcttctttttcttcctcgctatttctctctttcttcatttttccttctcctccccaggcGTCCGTCCACAAGCTGCTGTCAGGAACCTTCTCCGACCCGATGTCAGCGCACGAGAGACGCGTTGTCAGCGCCGTCAGCATCCAGATGTCTCCCTCCCATGACGActgttcctcctcctgcgccGCCGCCCACAACCCGCCCCTCACGCCCCGCCGCTCGCACTCCTTCCGCCTCCTGTCCCACGCCCACGGTCCCCGGGGCGCCGCGAAGGGTGGGCGGAGCTTGGCCATCGTCTTGAAGCAGGATCAGGGAGGATTCAATAAGGAGGGAATTAAGGAGGGAGGATTGAAAGAAGGAGGATGTAAGGAGGAGGGTTTTAAGGAAGAATTTAAAGGACTGCGAGATCCTACCGTTCGGTTTAAGGAGCCACAGAGCTCGTCGGAGAGCCTCGCGCAGGAGGGCGACGtcgggacagagagggagaggagagagacgagcgaAAGCGGGAAAGAAGGGCTTGAAGAACCGccggaggagatggaagaagaggagatgaaggaagaggcgcagagggaggacgggaaggaagagagggcagaCGAGGTGACAAGAACAAGGGCAGAAGTCGGGTCACAGTCCCGGTTCTTGAGCAAAGTTGGGGTCCCTGAAGATAACGGAAATGACGTCACGGGAGCCCAGGAGGAAGCCAACATGAATGAATTATCCGAATCCGTCAGCGCGTTGAACGTTTCGGATTTATAACACTTATAGAAAggagatttatatagatacatatatatatatataagatgaacaTATAATTTCTCGAataaatattttgtaaatatagCGTGGGTGATTTGGAGATCCGAATGTGGTGAAACAGAcgtgaaagaaatgaaggaagggcaTCCAGTCAATTACGAGCGACAATGCCTCAGCCAAAGTTCCTTAAGCTCATCGCCTTAGTCCCGAAAAGGGAGGTCCAGGCGTGAAACAGGATTTATTTATCCAGTTTTGATATTAaatagaagaaggtggaggaggaggtgaggaaaggaaaacGGGATATGAATTAAATGTGACGCACATGCATGGTTTGTTGTGAGTGAGACGGCAAAGCAGCGTGTTATGTGATGTAAAGTGTTAAtctaatgataattaacataacTGTACATAT from the Penaeus vannamei isolate JL-2024 chromosome 1, ASM4276789v1, whole genome shotgun sequence genome contains:
- the LOC138863956 gene encoding uncharacterized protein, which translates into the protein MSVRGSQHAVGGGCALYPELVDGRVEEPSLGAAPAPSAPPGGPRAHARRSNSLHPESLSVRRARNSLKQRRLGFTAVVLPDVQGQAGRSDDLAAAFGHDPPSGSSPSTPQRRASVHKLLSGTFSDPMSAHERRVVSAVSIQMSPSHDDCSSSCAAAHNPPLTPRRSHSFRLLSHAHGPRGAAKGGRSLAIVLKQDQGGFNKEGIKEGGLKEGGCKEEGFKEEFKGLRDPTVRFKEPQSSSESLAQEGDVGTERERRETSESGKEGLEEPPEEMEEEEMKEEAQREDGKEERADEVTRTRAEVGSQSRFLSKVGVPEDNGNDVTGAQEEANMNELSESVSALNVSDL